taaacagaagaaacacaatttttttttatcatattgaaGTATTAATGCAAAAAAACAAGATAACTTTTTTTCTTAAAGTATTAATGGacgaaaaaggaaaagaaaaaagaaaagaaagagaaagataaaaccagaacgaaaaaaagagaaaagaacatGAAAGAACCagaaaggaaaaacaaaaaaaaatgcaAAAGAAGAAACCACAACAAAACCACTGAAAACCGGACAAAACATTGAGAAAATCGAAAGCAAAACACCACACAAGAAAAATAAAACAGAGGAAACAGCACAGGAAAAAGGAACAGCGGACGAACAAAACACGAATCCCGTACGTGGGCCGGCCCAACCAGACGCTCCCCTCAGCTAAGGCTCAACGTTCTGACGCCAACGAGCGTCAAATAGGAATATCCGGAAATTACTAGCAGCGTTGGGCGTTTTTCTAAGCGGGCTGGGCTGTAAAGTTTCAGGGCCGATTGGAATATCGGTATGGGTTTTCATTTAGGCAAGGAGTAATTTGCCAGAGCAACTAGTTGACTAGCGAAACCCTAAAAAAAAGACTAGTTGACTAGCGCTCCTTCGGGAGTCTCGTAACGATCACTTGCGGTGGGCTGAGAGAGCGCCACCACGTGTCGCGTCTTGGGCACTCCCTACGTTTTTTTTTAAATTCCGCATGCGTTTTCACCTTTTTAGATGGGTTTTTTTAACTTTTCGGTTTTTCACTGGTCTTTCTCAGCTTTTtgacaaaaaaaattcaaaaaacaaaattgagcgaaaaaacatgtttttttgctTCCTTAAAAGGCACAGTTTTGTTTCCAcgagaggcatggttttgcttccgcaataggcacggccgtgcctctcggaaacggaaaaaacgcgttttcacttttttttctttcgtgagagacactgttttgcttccgcgagaggcacggttttgctcccacgagaggcacgcccgtgcctctcggaaatgaaaaaaaacatgttttttttgttcgcgagaggcacggttttgcttccgcgagaggaatgattttgctttcacgagaggcatggatttgctttcacgagaggcacaaccgtgcctctcggaaacggcttccggaaaggaaaaaaacacgcttccggttcggttttttcgtgaaaaaaagttcgtcaaaacctatcaacatgggatctagttttaaaGTCTCAACGCgtggaatccaatggtgaaaacagTTCGAGATTAGGACACACGGTTTAAGAAATATAACATTTTGAATAAATGAATCTAGAGAAAAGGGAAAACTCctaggttgcgacaagtggcgcacatgcagcacACAATTTGTCACAACCTAGGAAGGTGGGAGTGATTTTTGAAAGAAATactcctcaattagtgatttcgtGTGTAGTGCATAAATGAATCCAAAATTATTTATTTTTTAGATAGATGAATCCGAATTTATTTGTTTGATTGAATTTATTTTTTTGCGGGGTTTGTTTCGATTGAGTTGCAATCAACCTGAGATTTTGCTGCTCTATAAAAACAGCGTTCTCCCTATTTCTTTATTTATTGCCAGAAGTGTTCTCTCTAATTTAAGGATTTGTTTTCTCCGCCTTAAGAAAACATGAGTGCTTGTTTTAAAGGCATACATTCCAGAGGAGAATTTTGCTAACGCTTCTCATGATGCATTTGCAACAAGTACAGGAGATTATTCCGCAAAAATAAAAGTACAGGAGATCTTTGACATCCATTCACCGAACCTTGGTAAAAGCACGAAGTCTGCTGCTGCTTTGGACAACTGGACATaccaaaaaagaaaaaactgtTTCATCTTACAAATACAAACTTGGCAAATACATCATGCAAGGACCTTTGTAAACTCTGCCTAAGACACCCCGCAAAAAAACCCTCTGCCTAAGACAAATTTTGTTCAACTGTAATCTGCCGCGCCCAGCAGGCAAGAAGCTTGTTTCAATTCGTCCGTCTGTATCCTCTTCACACCTCTGTTTCTCTTTTGAGATTTTTCGACAAAGGGTGAATTTTATTGGCTCAAAAGAAGCATCAAGAGGATACAATATAATGAGcatacacccggcctctgcataactagaATGCACACAGCCAACCCAACTCAAACGCTAAAACACACCAACGACTAGCAAAGTCATAAGACCAAAAGCAATGAATAGGTgtgaaaaggaaaaaagaaataaaaaagccCCAAAGCGATCAGATCAGCGAACGACAAACTAGAACTGCGACCATATCCGCACCAACCATTGACACCACATTGACGACGAGGATCTTCAACAacaacgccttcaagaaggaagcGACACTCaagcgctgccgtcgccggatCCAACCAAAAAGGCTAGAATCAaagttttcaccctgaagaaacAGTCCGAACGTATCCGAGCAATGCCTCCAACAAGGTCACGATGTAAAAAAAACATCGCCATTGCCAGGGATGACCACTCGGGTCTGACCTAGGCTTTCGCCCCGGAGCTCGAGACCAGGTGCTCGCAGCACCACCATCAAAGTCACACATGTGTTGTCGCCGCCGCTTTTCCACAATCCAAGCAACTGCAATTTAACCGCCGCCACTCCAACAACATTCCTTTGCGTCAAGTCATTGTCCATAATTTGTACCTCACCACCGAAAGTCATTCACCGGATCAAGAGATAAAAACTCCCGAATTCACTTTGATGACCCCGATGTCGTGGATCCATAGAAAATCGTTGCAGAACGATCTACAGTCACCACCATCTGGCCAATCAAATCTAGACCACCACCACCAACAGAGGATCACAACGGCGGCCTGCATCGCACATGCCATAAGGCGAGCTCATCGCCGCAGCCTTGCAGTAGCCGGAGCAGTGACAACAAACACTACGGGGCGCCCAAGGGATCCTCCCCGCGCCACACCCGGACAAGATCTTTGGGGGATGGAGGAGCGCGCCATAGCCGAAGGGTCACACAAAGGGGGAGGGCCAGGACGGTCGCAGCCAGCCCCGCGACGACCACCGCCGGCAGGAAGGACGCCGGAGCAGCAGACCGAATCTTCACCGGGAGGGCAGAAGTGTGCAACCGGAGGTGACCCAGACCCAAGCCAACAGCCGCCAGGCGCTGGGGCGCCCGGATCTGGCGCGCCGCCCGCGAGATCCGCAGGAAGCGGCTGGAGATGGCGGACGACGACGGAGCCCGGGACGAGGGGAGgagcgggagaggaggaggctaaGGAGgcacgccccgccgccgccgtccttgAGGGCCGAGAAGGCTTCGCTGCTGGTCCCCTCTGGCGACGGCGAGGAGAATGGATCGGAAGGGAGAGCTGCCGGTCGCGAGATTAGGGCGCCGCCCGAGTCGCCCCTACGGAGCGACGCGGGGGCCGGGAGGAGGGGGCTTTCCAAGTTTTTTGAGATGGTGGAGACAAATGATTTGTGTCCAAAGTGCAAAATGTTGATGGGTAATCTTCTCATAACTTCATAACTTCATAACTTCATAACCACGGCCACGACAGAGAAACACACTTCTCATAACTTCATCAAAGCCTGACAACCTTGTGCTCATAACCTCTGTTTTCCTTTCgttcttttccttgctcttttggAGGTAAGGCTTGAAGGGGCACATTTAACACTCTCCAGTCAGTTTTATTTCCTCCTTTGTACACCAATTTCGATTGCCCTGCAGTAAAAAGCGAGAGTGTAAGTTTCTCATGTATACATCATTCTCTTGAGAACTATTCTACATGCGTCAGATAAAAGATAGTGATACCTTTTTATCTACACTCGGTTTTTCCCTTTTGATCAGTTTCACGTGATGTTAATAGTTCATGCTAAAAGTGATTTGCATTCACCCTGAAAAAAGGGAAGAAAAAGTAGTTTGCAGTCTTACTCAGTTCAGCAGCATCTGATCAAGAGGATTTGATCTTAACTCATGATATTTTTAGGAGCATATGTTAAATTTTGCAATGTTGTTGTGATAGTGTCAAAAcacgtcttatattttgatacagAGGGAGTAGATTGGTAGGTTGAACTGCTCAAGCAGGGCTATTAGAGGTGATAGGGTCAACTAAGCAACAGGAAACAGGGAATAACCTGGCAATATGTTACTGCATTACGGATTTGCAAAATGTAGTTGTATATCAGGCATTAGTGTGTTACACTAATATTTCCTCTAAAAAAGGAATTCTGGTTAAGAAATAAAGTACCTGAGAAATTTAGACCATGCTAGATTCCTCCGATGACCAGAAAACAAAAGCACACCTCCTGAGCCCTAACAGAATATTTCTGCATGTTGGTGAAGAAAGCACATCTGGAGAGGTCACTTGTGTGGAAATTTTTGCTACAATGAAAACTTCCACGGAATTTACTCCAAAATTTAATCAGATGCCTACAGAAAATTACAACGGTGAGTGTGATGGTACCAAATCGCAAACCACCTAGAGCGATAGAATGCATAAGTACCAAAAGAATGTCAGTCAAGCAGCATTCTACTATCAGAATTCCGAAGAACGGATACTTGTACAGAACAATATTGCATCTTACGAAGTCATACTCAATTAGTAAAGTAGGTAACATATATCATTGCTGATTCCACTACGGTAATGTAGAAGGCCAGTGCGCACAAGCTAGCCGATATTTTAATGATGAACTCCAAAATTTCTCATGCTCACCTTCATGTCTATAAATACTTGTTGGAGCAAAAATCCTGGCAATCTAAACAAACTGCAATAGGCCTTCATTTCTCATTGTTGAATTAACCATAGCATCAATAAGATTCCAATATGGAGGAAAATAATACCCTCAGAATTTGTCATCAGGAGCAAACCCTTTCTGAAGCATTTCATCATGAAGTTGAAATGACTCCTTCGAGTTCCCAGCTGCAACATGACCATTTATCATGGACATGTATGTATATCTGTCTGGTTCAATTCCTCTAGCACCCATTTTCTTGTAAACCCAATCAGCTTCTTGCATATTACCATGTACAGAAAATCCATTTATAATCATATTATACGTCACAGTGTCGGGTTGAACCTTTTCATTCTCCATCATGTTAAGCAAATTAAAAGTTTCATGCATCTTCTCTTCTTTAACATAACCATGGATTAGGGTGTTGTAAGTAATTAAATCAGGCAACACCTTGGCATCCCTCATCTTCTGCAAAAATTGTTGCCCCTTCAATACATTTCCAGACCGGCAGTAACCCTTAATGATGGAATTATAGGTCATGATGTTTGGCACAATCCCCTTGTTTATCATTTCATCCAAAAACCCAAATGCATCATCCACTTGTCCCTTCTCACAGTGGCTGTCTATCAGGATGCTGTAGGTAATGTGGTTGGGGAAGATTTCTCGAGAATGCATATCATCCCATAGCTCATTAGCTTTGCCCAGATCACCTTGTCTGCACATTCCATCAATCAAAGTGTTGTATGTCACAATGTCTGGCGTTAAACGCTCATGCAGCATTGTTTCAAATAGTTGCAATGCCTTCTCTATGTTACCCTCCCTACAATACCCATGAATTAAAGTTGTGAAGGTGCATAAATCTGGTGGAACCCCTCTCTCCCTCATCTCAGTCAAAAGCTCCTCTGCATCAGACAACCTACGCTCTTTACAAAGCCCATTCAGCAAGGTATTGTAAGTTACCACATCTGGCAAACATCCACGGCCAACCATCTCATCCCTAACTCTCAGCGCCTCCAACATTGACCCAGCCCTGCAATAACCACCAATGACCATTGTGTAAATCACACCATCAGGCATCAATCCGAACTCTCTCATCTCCCTCAAGTACGCCGCCGTACGGTCCATCTTCCCCCTCCTTGCAAACAACCCAATCAGGCAACTAAAGCTCACAATATCTGGCGTGACTCCACGCCGTCGCATCTCCTTGTAAAATTTCATCGCCTCATCAGGCTCCTTAACTCTACAGAATCCCCCAATCAACATGTTGAAGCTCCGAACATCGGGCGCCACCCCACACTCGTTCATTGCCCTGAACACCTCCCTTGCTTTATCCCACTTTCCATTCCTACACAACCCCTTCAACACTGCATTATACGTCAAGATTCCTGGCTTTATCCCCTGACTAACCATCGAATCGACCACTGCCATCGCCGCCTCAACATCCCCAGCACGAAATCTAGCATCAATCATCACATTATGGGTTACCACATCCGGAAACACGCATCTCTTCTCCATCTCGGAGATTACGGCATCAACCTTATCGAACTGTAGGGCTTTACAGTAGCTGTGGACCATGATGTTAAGCGTGTAGGTGTTTACCTCGGAGTCGGAGGACAGGACGAGGCGGTAGGCGTCCGCTGTGAGGTGGGGCCAGCCGGCGCGGGAGAGCGCGGCTAGGAGCGCGTTTGATGCGGCGGCGGGGATGGGGACGCGGCGgtcgaggaggaggcggaaggcctCGAATGCCTCCCGGGGCTTGCGGGACTGGGTGTAGGTGCGGATGAGGAGGTCGAACACCTGCGGCTGCGGGGTGGGGGAGGAGGCGAGGAGGGAGGACACGATGTCGAGGCGGGAGGCCCCGCGGCGGCGCGACATGCGGAGGAGGAGCGACTGGCACTCGGAGGCGCGGCCCGCCGCCGCGGCTGCCGTCGCGGCGGCGGCCAGGACGGCCGTCGAGGGCCTCGCGCCGGTCCCACCATGGGAGACGGCGAGGCTCGCGGTCGAGCGTCTGGTGGACACGGCGACGGCGGGGAGGCAGGGCAGGCGGCGCCGAATCGCCATTACCGACGGCGAACGGTGGTGGATTCGTGTGTGTTGGAGGCTTGGAGTTCGCTGCCGCCTTCAAGCTGGAATTGCAAAACTAACAAACCCACCTTCTGTCAAGCATTACGTAAACTCGTTGGGCCCGCTTTCTATCCATTTTCTTTGCTCGTGAAAAATACGCCTTCGGTTTTAGACGCGTTTTTTCCGGCCGGGTAATTAAAAACTCCACGGTCTGACGCGCCGTGCTGTCCCGAGACCGAGAATCCGACTCCACACTGGAATCCGACTCCGGCCGGGTGATTAAACTCCACGGGCTGACGCGTCATGCTGCTCCGAGAATCCGACTCCGGCCCCGACTCCACGACGCGTGCTGTGTAGGAGCAGCCGTGGCGAAACCGACCCGGCCTCTCGCTTGGCCTGCGGCTTCTTTTTAAGCAGCAGCTGGCCAACTCGTCCGAGCACCGACCCAGATCTTCACAGCAGCTCGCTCCCGCCTTCGACCACTGCGCTGCGCGCACCCACGCTTCGACAAGCATGACACCGTGCTCTAACCCCGGCGCCGGCACCCCGACGCCGAGGCCTCCCGCTGCAACTCCACGCGTGCAGGGGGCCGGCGTGCCGCGGCCGGTGATGAGCACCTATGTTAACCTCGGCACTGCCGTGAGAGCAGCCCCGACACCGCAGATGAAAATgcaggccgcggcggcggcaggagcgCTCGGCATTCAGGCGCGCCCTCGTGCTGTCGGTGCCGCCGTCCCGACCGCGGGGTCTCCCATGCCACTGCCACACACGCAGGGAGCGCCGGGCGCTGCCGTGCTGCCACGTCCGATGAGCCGCGGTAACCTCGGCGGTGTCCCCATGCCAGCAGCCCCCTCACCGATGCCACGTATGCAGGCAGCCAGACCGGGCGTTCCGGCGAACACTCGTCCAGTCGGCACTGCCGTCCCATCGGCGAAGTCTCGAATGCCAGTGCCAATGTCAAGGCCGCCCACGCAGCCAGCGCTGGCGGTGGCGAACCCCGCCGCGCCTTCCCCACGCAAACGACCACCAACGACGACGGGGACGGCCATTCCGCCAGCCAAGCGTCACGCTCCGACGAAGGGAGCGCCTAGCGGTGGCACGCCACTGCCAACGAACCCCGCAGCTCTCGCGGTCGCCGCCCCTGCTCCCACGCCGCCCCGGCACGCGCAGGGCGCGCCCGGGAACGCCACGCCGCAACCGGCACCGGCAGCGGCACCGAGGTTTAGGTACTTCGGGGTGCGCCACGACCCAGCCAAGGGGTGGATGGCACGCGTCATGGACCCGAAGCGAGGCGGCCGCGACATCGGCCCCTTCGACGAGGATCACCAGGCCGCGCTCGCGCACGACCGCGTGGCCATAGCGTGCgccggccgcggcggcggccagGCGCGCCTCAACTTCATGCCGGCCTTCTACCGCGTCGAGGCCGCGTTCCTGCACCGGTGGGAGGGCGACGTCTGCGACGCCGTCGAGAAGGGCGGGTACGAGGAGCCCTACGCCAAGTACCTCAAGGCCGGGTACAAGGTCGCGCTAAGCATAGAGGCGGGGGACGAGGGTGACGAGCCGCAGATCGCCAACTGTGTCGACGCGGAGCTGTTCTGGGAagttgttttggagttcttcatTGATCGGGCGAGCGAGATTGGGCAGAAGGCCCTCCGGGAAGGCGGCGACGTGCTCATGGACAGGTTCGTGGAGATGTACAGGAACATGGCCCTGTGCCCGTCGTGGCGAGGCAGGTACCAGCAGCAGCTGCAGCTGCGGCACGCGATGATGattcagcagcagcaacagcagcagatTCAGATGCAGCAGCAACAAGAACATCAACAACAACAGCTCCATattcagcagcagcagcagattccgatgcagcaacagcagcaacacCGTATTCAGATGCAGCAACAGCAGAAGCAGATGATGATTCAGAAGCAACAACAGCGCCAACAATATATCCAGATGCAGCAGCAGCAGATGATGATGATTCCGAAGCAAGAACAAATGATGAACATTCAGcatcaacaacagcagcagcagcagcacttGGATGGAGATGCCATACTGCAAGTGAAACAAGAATTAATATAGCTCCTCAATGCCCAAGCAATTTCTTTTTCATGACAAAATGTGTAAAGATGACTTGATCGAATGGTGAAATAAAAGTATAATTTATCTCAAACTGCTTCTCAACGATGTTAGCTATAGTATTCTTGCCATGTTTATGCTTTCCGGTTTCAGCTTAATTAGTGTCGTCACGGTGTAGGAGGGTGTTGCTATGTCAGTGTATGTAGGTCACCCACGTCGATGGTATGTGAAGCAAGCAACAAGGTGTGCTGAACTTTTTATCCCTAACCTGGTCAATTTGTTTGATCCACACTGTTTTGCACAGAGTGCACCTGTAGCGCCTATATTTTCATCCAGATCATAAACTTCTGATATAAAACATGTGAACCTTTATGCATTTCCTGAACAGGGCCTTTTGTTGTTAGTGTGGCTTAATTGATTGCAAAAGCTATGCTCCTCGTTTGGTTGTACCTGCACTGCTAGGAGCTCAAAAGCTAGTACCACCAGTTGTATGTGTATATACTTGTTGCAGATAGTGTAACCATCTGCTGTAAGCTCTCCGTCTGCATATTCCACTAGACAGCAAAACTATCCAAAGTCATGTATGTCGAATTTGATGATTCCCGCATAAAAAAAACTTTGATGATTGCAGTGCTCGGATGGCATCAAAGTTGTCAAAATTGGTTCCTGTCactgctttatttattttccaTTTGTTGTTCCTTGGATTGTTTTGACAAAACTAGTAGGACCTCTGCTTATGTGTATTGAGATGTTTCAATTTTGCTGACCTTTTGATTCCTGACTGTGTTATCTTTAGAAGGAAAATGAATGTTCCTGTATGTTCTGTCACGATGTTTGCAAGGATGAAAGCTGACAAAGGCTTATACTACATGAGTTCAAAATGGTGGACAGGCAGTTCATGCTAGGCCGCGGCAAGCTAACTACCTAGGCCGAGCGATACGGGAGATGGTGACTAGTCCTCGCTCACATGGCGATACGGGAGGGGCGGATCTGCCTGATCGGTGGTGGGCGGTCCACCTCGTCTCCGATCTGACCGCGCCGGCGCTTCTGCTGTACCGGTGGGGTGTGCTTCTCCGGCGAGGCAGCTCGCGGTGGTTGATGTTGCTCGACGACCGAGGGATCCGGGTCGACACGAGGCGGGTGCACGATGATGAGGTGATACAGGAGGGGACACGGGTTATTTTTCCTTGTCACGTTGCTCTGGTGGACAGGGCGCTGGGGGCTGGTGCGGAGACGCGGTGCGATGCGCAAATcaaggacaaggaggagggggagcgTCGGGAATGGTGAAGAATTAAAGCCGCGGCGCGGAGTGGAGCGGCCATTCCCTCTCCACTCGATGAAATCCACTCCCCTCTCCTCCCGCAAGCAAGCGCTGCACCTCTGAAGATCCATGGCGTCCTGGAAGCCGCGACTCGAGGCACGAGCAAGGGTGATAGCCGACGGAGACGAAGAGAAGATGGAGAAGCTGATGGAGATCATCTCCTGGTTCGCGGAAGAGAGAGATCTgaaggaggcggcgggggcggcctACATGAAGCTCATGGAGGCGAAGGACTGGCGCCTCACCCCGTCGGGCGAGCCGGTGGGCATCGGACGACCCCAGGCAGGCCATGTAGTGGAGGGCGTTCCGCTCACGTCGCCGCGCTCCAACGGGCCCGTCGGAGTTCGTGGTTGGTGCGGTGATGGGCCTCCCTGCGCCAGCTCATGTGGAGAAGAGGGAGGTACGGGCGGATCTAGAGAGCGGCAAGGCCGAGGAGGGAGTGAAGCCTAgtgcgaagaagaagaagacgaagatgCCGCTGGTGCTGAGGAGATCGCCGCGCTTCCCTCACCGTTCGCTGCGCCTGCTCAGCGTTGCTCGTTCCTAGGGACGGGGGTAGGAACCTCGCCGGCGGGCAGTCGCTTCTGGCTGCTCACCGGTGAGGACTCCGACGAGGAGGTTGGGCCCTCGTTGGATCTGCATGGTACGAATCCCATTCTGAACAAATACCTCATTGAATCTGATTCTATGGGGAAATTGGGCAAATTAAATTTGAAAAAACAACGGCGATTGGCTGCTGATGATGGGGGGAAAATTGAGATCAAAACATGTTTTGGTTCTATACTCAAAGGAGAGGGTAGTAGAGAAATCACTCAAAACCAGATTATGTTTGGTAGAgagatgataacccacaagtataggggatcagttgtactcgataaataagagtgtcgacccaacaaggagctaaaggtataacaaatattccctcaagttctatcgaccaccgatacaactctacgcacacttgacgttcgctttacctagaacaagtatgaaactagaagtactttgtaggtgtgataggataggtttgcaagataataaagagcacgtaaataaaatctagggggctgtttagataaagacacaactaagttagttttagtagagagctttttgtcacgataaagttatttgtccctaggaaatcgataactagaccggtaatcattattgcaattttatatgatggggatgcataagctaacatactttctcttcttggatcatatgcacttatgattggaactctagcaagcatccgcaactactaaagatcatcaaggtaaaacccaaccatggcattaaagtatcaagtcctctttattcccatacgcaaacaacctacttactcgggtatgtgcttctgtcactcacgccacccaccataagcaaataatgaacatattgcaaaccctacagtggGGATCCCTCACAGTTGCGCcacagagagcaccataggacaacaccaaaaataaaacatgcaactcaaaccaatcacgatcatcaatcaactcataggacaaaatggatctactcaaacatcataggatagccatacatcattgggaaataattaaggaaatatgccctagaggcaataataaagtttttatttatatttccttatatcatgataaatgtttattattcatgctagaattgtattaaccgaaaacttagtacatgtgtgaatacatagacaaacagagtgtcactagtatgcctctacttgactagctcgttaatcaaagatggttaagtttcctaaccatagacatgagttgtcatttgattaacgggatcacatcattagagaatgatgtgattgacaagacccatccgttagcttagcacgatgatcgtttagtttgttgctattgctttcttcatgacttatacatgttcctatgactatgagattatgcaactcccaaataccggaggaacacttagtgtgctatcaaacgtcacaacgtaactgggtgattataaagatgctctataggtgtctctgatggtgtttgttgagttggcatagatcgagattaggatttgtcactccgattgtcggagaggtatctctgggccctcttggtaatgcacatcactataagccttgcaagcaatgtgactaatgagttagttacaggatgatgcattacggaatgagtaaagagacctgccggtaacgagattgaactaggtattgagataccgacgatcgaatctcgggcaagtaacataccgatgacaaagggaacaacgtatgttgttatgcggtttgaccgataaagatcttcgtagaatatgtaggagccaatatgagcatccaggttccgctattggttattgaccggagatgagtctcggtcatgtctacatagttctcgaacccgtagggtccgcacgcttagcgttcgatgacgatcggtattatgagtttatgtgttttgatgtaccgaaggttgttcggagtccgggatgtgatcacggacatgacgaggagtctcgaaatggtcgagacataaagaatgatatattggacgatgttattcggacaccggatgagtttcgggggtcaccggataaatatcggagtgccggaagggttatcggaaccaccggagaagtaatgggccttattgggcctaggggagagagagagaggggcagccaagggctggccgcgcgccccccatgggcctagtccaaattggactagggggaggggcggttccccctccttccttctctttcccctctccttccttcttctcctagtaggactTGGAAAGGGGGATCCaactcctacttggagtaggattgccccccttgggcgcaccctatgagggccggccggcctcccccttgctcctttatatacgggggcagggggcaccccatagacacacaagttgattcttagccgtgtgcggtgtccccctccacatatttccacctctgtcatatcgttgtagtgcttaggcgaagccctgcgtcggtaacttcatcatcaccgtcatcatgtcgttgtgctgacgaaactctccctcggcctcaactggatcaagagttcgagggacgtcaccgagctgaacgtgtgcagatcgcggaggtgccgtgcgttcgatacttgattggttggatcgcgaaggcgtttgactacatcaactgcgttacttaacgcttcggctttcggtctacgagggtacg
This genomic window from Aegilops tauschii subsp. strangulata cultivar AL8/78 chromosome 4, Aet v6.0, whole genome shotgun sequence contains:
- the LOC109751475 gene encoding uncharacterized protein translates to MAIRRRLPCLPAVAVSTRRSTASLAVSHGGTGARPSTAVLAAAATAAAAAGRASECQSLLLRMSRRRGASRLDIVSSLLASSPTPQPQVFDLLIRTYTQSRKPREAFEAFRLLLDRRVPIPAAASNALLAALSRAGWPHLTADAYRLVLSSDSEVNTYTLNIMVHSYCKALQFDKVDAVISEMEKRCVFPDVVTHNVMIDARFRAGDVEAAMAVVDSMVSQGIKPGILTYNAVLKGLCRNGKWDKAREVFRAMNECGVAPDVRSFNMLIGGFCRVKEPDEAMKFYKEMRRRGVTPDIVSFSCLIGLFARRGKMDRTAAYLREMREFGLMPDGVIYTMVIGGYCRAGSMLEALRVRDEMVGRGCLPDVVTYNTLLNGLCKERRLSDAEELLTEMRERGVPPDLCTFTTLIHGYCREGNIEKALQLFETMLHERLTPDIVTYNTLIDGMCRQGDLGKANELWDDMHSREIFPNHITYSILIDSHCEKGQVDDAFGFLDEMINKGIVPNIMTYNSIIKGYCRSGNVLKGQQFLQKMRDAKVLPDLITYNTLIHGYVKEEKMHETFNLLNMMENEKVQPDTVTYNMIINGFSVHGNMQEADWVYKKMGARGIEPDRYTYMSMINGHVAAGNSKESFQLHDEMLQKGFAPDDKF